One Salvia splendens isolate huo1 chromosome 1, SspV2, whole genome shotgun sequence genomic window, tagcttagtttaaagggtGACCAaaaggagcgctgcagaatactcatttatgttagcgttatcttaagtttcccgctgagatttttctcagtttttaccgctttcttagattccaaagcgttagcttagtttaaatttcacgttgtactcagcttttagtttaatcaaagttattttcgcttttaatccgcgcatttacttttccgttattacctgcaattcacttgatccagtagttaaattttcattgatcaagctagctagtttaattctgtctagattaaaaccagtagttaaaaactcccaagttaaagcgtggcaacagccaacccccctgttcactactcacacactcgacacaccaacttctctgtgggatcgaccccgaacttgccgctttactgttaaagttgtgcaaaattgggagttataaattactttggcaaggcggaaagggcgagagctagattgcattgattaagtggcaacgacatttgctaactgatctaatcggttcggttatcattctatataacttgatccgcattctattcgtgttttcgacctctttccaagtccttccagatgtgtaataaaaaaaatccgtGCATTACATGTGATCGAGAGATGCATGAGCTAGAGAGAGGGCTTGGGTCCGTTCTTCTTAGGAGTTAATCTCGAATTGTATGGAGGAGACTCCTACTCTAGAGAGGGGGTTTAACCAACCTTTCTGACTTTTCTAACCACACTTAAGGcccaatagatgagcatgacCATTAGATGACATCCTTGATCCATTCTAACGGATCCATTTCCCTATCCTTTCTCAATTTGTGTGAAAACCatattttacttgtttttcttagttaattgtCTTTACTTGATCGTTTACTCTTTGCTCTTAGTTTAAGAAAACTAAAAACCCTTTTTATTAGTCTAGATAGTGTTCAAAGTTGCATCGTAGTACTCAAACCAGCTTTTAGCCTTCGTGGATCGATAATTTTAACTTGCCACGTGCTACATACCCCATACACTTGTGGGTGACATTTTGATTGCAAAAATAGCATGAGTTAGCAACGCTGTTCCGTGACTTCAATCCTTGATTCTAACTTCGAAAAACCAGCCAACAACCGATCATGTTTGAAATTTACCGGATCTAGAGTCGGAGCAGCACGAGGTTCTGGCGAGTCAATACCTTCAGAAATATCTTGCGTGCGTTGAGGACCTAACTCTCCATTCGTCCAACACCCGATTGACGGCGCGATGTACCGACCAAAGGATCGGATGCAGGGAGATCATGAGGTATACCCCACTGCGAACCAGGTTGTCCCATGAGTtccgggatgaaagcaccagatgatacgtcAAAACGTATCGGAATGGATGACCGGCGGCGGAGAGCTCGGCGGTGGGTGGTAACTGTACGCGAGAGAGATTCTCGTCGGGCAGTTGATAGAAGTTATGGAAAGCTTTTGTAAAGAGACGTAAATGTGGGAAATAAACTTATCATTCAAATATGTGCAAACGTTGACAAGTTCCCCTTTTATAGTCTAGGACCCTAGGGTGGTTTGACCTCCTACCTCCCGGGaaagaaccacaaagaaaacccgagatGGGGCTTATAAGTACGCCCGACACTTACAACATACTAAATACTGAAACAATAGAAATATTAAACTAATACATCATAACTCCTACACTACTCACTTCGGCACACAATCGACGAGGCGATTGGGAGGCCGAGTCTTCCTCTTTGGACGCCCCTTGCGTGGCTCTTTCTGAAGATCAGCTGAAGATCAGCATTGTCCAGTTGTTGATGTATGTTCGGCTGCGACGTTCCCGTATCAATCGTCGGAAAAATCTTGATCAGGGAtgcttttttctattttcttataTCTGTTGCaatcaaatataatttttttacaacACCATAATATTACTCCATATCTTATAAAATGATAAGAACAGTAATGTTGATAATACTGACCTGATAACATTAATAATATTCTTTTATAATGTATCATACATTATTGTTGAATATTATATCTTATAAAATAACATGTAATAATCTTTCAATATTATATACGGAGTATcagtattttataattttgtattttaatattatttcatgGATTGATATCATAATTATTGATTTTCATATTATGATATATTGTCTATATATACTAATTAGTACATTATTGTATCATATACTAATTAGTACATTATTGTATCATCACTATATTTATCTCTCACAATtagagtcatattttgtcattttcgtctGTCACACAATAAaagtcttatttcacttttatcataaatgccAAGTAGATTCCACATTCCAACAACTTACTACACTCacattttttcataaaataatagtatatataagtgagattcatattccactaacttgttcaaccaacttttctttatatttcttaaaacttgtgcacAAACCAAATAGAACTTCTATTgtgggacgaatgaagtatttaaatactctctccatctcaTGACTTGTATTACTTTTatatgattaaaattttaattattgaatgaattttaagaattattttgaattcaaattaattcacaTCCTAATTATTGAATGGAACCTTAAGATCAAATAAAATTACTATACTATTTAAATCTTCAATTATCTCGAGAGAACTTGACAATTAatggaataatttttttttgaaatgtaATTAAATGCTAGGCACTTAATTTAACAAATCTCAATAAGACACTCACATTCCTTAATTAGAAAGAAGATGCACGTTTTTTATAAAGgtaaaataacataaatttaataataagaAATACTAATCCCAAAGTTTATTGTTATACGTGGAGCATAGAGTATTTTGCCTAAGATACTTAATCAGAGCTCGTAATAACTTTTATCCCAAAGTTTATTGTTAGCATAGAGTATTTATGAAATGTTGCCTAAGATACTTAATCAGAGCTCTTAATTACTTTAATCCCAAAGTTTATTGTTAGCATAGAGTATTTATGAAATGTTGCCTAAGATACTTAATCAGAGCTCTTAATTACTTTAATCCCAAAGTTTATTGTTAGCATAGAGTATTCATGAAATGTTTGCCTAAGATACTTAATCTGAGCTTTGAATTACTTTTTCTTAGACACACGTTTGCCGGAGGTAGGCTTTGGATAATATGAGTGCCCACTTTTTTTGAACAACGAGTGTtaagaaatttaaaagaaaatattatgaaaaagttagtggaatataaatttaacttttaaatatagttttaaaataaaattgagtgAGATAAATTAATAGTGTGAGATTAATTATTATGtatataataaaaagtgaaaatGAACTTTAAGAGTAACGAAATGATAAAAGTTGATATTCAAGATAGAGAGTATAACGAAGGATGAGCTATATCCTATTCTATCGTGCACGTACGATTACTGCCTTCGTAATTTTTTTACACATAGTCCCtatttctttaaaatttaaatttttcttGAAAGTATCGAAATGAATAGAAGTAATGGTAGATCCGTCCAATTCTTCCTAAATTACTAATTGATTGAATAatcagagcatccgcagcggtgagcaggACGGTGTCCGttcgtccgtgccagcggcacggcaccGCTATCCGCCACtacgctcttgccgctggcgctgctcgatgcatcgagcacgtccgtgccagggAGCAGCGTACGTGGCAGCCTTCCATTAACCAAtggcatagccgttggcaatttgattttttttaaaaaaatcaaattttaattaaaaaaatctcattaaaaataaaaaaatattttcccacttcccaaaaaattatatccgttttctacccactttgaatttatttttcaattttttccccaaaaatacacattttcatctataaataccctcacttccacaccaaaaaatttataccacactacacaattctcatataaattctctcatttccattatcaattctcaatctttctttcactcttacaacaaaacaatgtccggctccggcgatcacccctccggctCCCACGATTGGAACCTCGAttggttcggctcacaaccatttcctagtccggaaacggaatattcggcccctcctcaaacccaaggttcgcaagttccgggtggctaccggccttacccgatcgatgaccaagatgcccccgaagggcaatacgggtggacacccgagccatCTGTtcctagagcgggagggagcggcccctctcaaactcctcatcttcctactcgcggtgtccgcaccccgtacactccgggggagatggagcaattattcaaagcgttcttgtcaatctccgaagatccgaaggttggcacgaaccaatccggtgaccattattggtggcgcatctgtcgccggtacaatcaaaacTGGCCgactggaacaatcgagcgcaacgagagtatgatgcgcaatgccatatacagagccaacgaagaaatccaaaagttccagggataTTACCtacaggaagagcggtcggcggggagcggcagaaGGGaagtcggtatccctatccgacgccggctccgaagatgtggctagccaacttgccggagctaacttgggtagcctcgacgccggcccgagcggttcccaacgccggccgcaaggaaggaagaagacggtggccaaccgccgtcgcgccgcgactccatccgcccccgctccctatgtgccacctcaaccccctaccaactcgttgtgggggattttggcccaactcaatttggccgataggtcaaatatgaccccgagcaacttcgatcgcatgtgaaaatgatacggggtctccaaagaacattgggggtagagccggatgaatagtcttccacgaggGTATTTTTAGgcttaattatgtaatttatattttttaggagtttaattatgtaatttttaatttttaggattttaattatgtaattatgtaatttttatgattttaattatgtaatttttatttttttataatttgtaatattattttgaataattttaatgtattttaattttgtggaaatatttttatttaaattgaacaatagaatggtgggacccttgtgcttgtccttgcggaagagcacagatgtgggtgttgtgctcttgcctaagagcatggagtaaaagtggAGCCGGGCCCACATCcttgctcgttggcaagagcacggatgtggatgctctcaaaAAGAGCCACTGGCCCACgacataaattttttttaccacCAATTACTAGGTATTATCCGTGCCATAATGGAGGCTATATTTAGAgaatgacatgagattttaaaaaatgttgagtgttagataaaaagaaaaaataataaatttatattaatgtgggagagaactttttttatttttattagacgaaaatggaggaagtattatactccctccgtccgcgaataggagtcccggttcacttttaccataaatggtaatagggtctcaccttctactaactcattccactcacatttcatttaaaactaatactataatAGTGAGAcctcattccactaatttttttccactcatttttcttaacatttcttaaaactagtgaagccaagaaatgagactcctaatagcAGACGTAGGAGGGGTATCTAATATCTACAGTGGTATCCACATATggtctaagagcatctccaatggaggCGTCAGCgtaggcacgccgattttttgcggacgccggtgctgacgccgaaccattgcagccggcgtcaGCGAaaccggcgtcaaaatcggcgcgCCTACGCCGATTCTTGGACTGACGCCGATTCTGACGCCGACTCTCACaggccattgtaggccccgaatcggcgtcagaccggcgtcagaatttttttttaaaatttttcgaaacactatatatacgttcattcgcaccacttgtattaacgagtactctctctattttaatttctgTACCCGTGtaagcagatgatgccaccgatgGTCGCCGGGGGAAGTTTGCCGGCTTGGCAGGGGGTACCGCCGATGCAACCCCCTATgctgatgatgccggggtgggcacccgggatgcagccaccagcgcagcagatgatgccaccgccGCAGGGGACGATCGGGGGGGGAAACGTCTATCGGCCGGCTTtggatttttccaccggttcttcgcacacattgaccccaacggatgcacagtacacGCCGTTTGAGagcttctccttagaggagttgggttttgatattaacgaggttccggaaacCCCCATTCCAAGCCGGGAAGTAGGGCGGGGTCCGAGCGCTcctaagaagaagggcaaggccaagaaggcgagtcgtcgcagccggttgaGGATAGCGGggtccggaggaagtggacgggcgcggagaacgttgcgctggccaaggcgtgggtgagtgtctgcgatgatcctctcgtttcaaacaatcagaggatcgtcaacttgtgggccaagatagccgcagcctacaaggcattttgccctgaagggagaccgcgcACCGAGTTGAGTTGAGTTGGTTGAAAATCTGAAGGTTGAGTTGGACAACCCATCTCACCAACCTCACATTACTATCTTAAATCTACCTTGCCATACCTGGACCCTCCCACCTACCCACTACCCACACCACACTCTTCAAGAGAGATCATTTCTTCTGTTCCTTTTGAAATCTCGATCGGTCCCTGTTTTTCAATGGCTAAGGTTTTCACTCTTGCTGAGGTTTCTGAGCACAACAACAGCAAGGATTGCTGGCTTGTCATTGGTGGAAAGGTACAAAACCCCCTTTTTTGTATCGACTTGATTTTATGTATTTGATGTGTGGATTTGTCAAAGATTCAATCTTGATCGATTCTCGAATTGGGTTTTGAGTTTGGGAGTTGGATCTGTTTTTTCTTGTTTAGCTTTTTTCACTGTTGGAAACTTGGACTTGTGTTGTGCTTGGCATGTTTTTCTGCTTCTTGAGTTCATGCTAAAGAGGTGGAATTCATATTTAAGTTCTTTCAGTTTGGGATTCTTTTAGTACAATCTCAAGCTTCTAGCGCTGTGTGGAAGTAAATCTCATGTTTGAAGTCCCAATTTTAGGATAAATTGAATGAGACAGATGTAAGATTCTTATTAAATTCTATGCCCTAAACCAGTGTAGAATCTTGTTTTGCTTCATATATGGAAGCATTTCACTTCTTCGTTTCTCACTTGGATGCTTTTCCAACAATTGTGATTCTAACCCCTATGATATGAGATATAAACAGTAAAAAATGAGTTAAACCAAAAATCATTATGCAAgatgtgtatgtatatatgcTGAATACAGTTGCATAGTAGGTGGTATTATACTTTTGATAGTCTCAAGTCTCCAAACCATCTTCAGGTTTATGACGTGACCAAGTTCTTGGAAGATCACCCTGGTGGGGATGAAGTTATAATATCTTCGACAGGTACTTGCGAAATCCCCCACTCACCTAGGTAGTTAATCTCCCTCAGTCCCACAAGTCCCACAGTAGTAGAgacatttcattttgagcactcgttttgaagaaataataatagagagtaaagtaagagggtACATTATTATCCCTCTTActctactttctctccactttaactatttagtatcttttttcaaaatgagtgctcaAAACAAAAAGCCTCTACTATagtgggacggggggagtagtTCTTTCCTGTGTAACATAGTGTATTGTTTGTGGATGCAGGGAAGGATGCAACTGATGATTTTGAGGATGTCGGGCACAGCTCCAGTGCTAAGACCATGATGGAAGACTTTCTCGTTGGTGAGATTGACACATCCACCATCCCCTCCAAGAAGACTTACACCCCTCCCAAGCAGCCTCATTACAACCAGGACAAGACATCAGAGTTCATCATCAAACTCCTCCAATTCTTAGTCCCTTTGGTCATCTTGGGCTTGGCCGTTGCCCTCCGTTTCTACATCAAATCAGAGACCTAGGTTTCTTATTAGATTCCTGTCTCTAATAAGTTTGTGTAGCCTCTGAGACAGAAAGGGTGTCTGATATTGAGGGAGTGCTTGTATTTTATCAAACTCGATTCTTTCTTGTTTGCTTCAACACTCTTGTCTTAAATCTTTACATTTATGCTTGGTTCAAAAGGTCAAGCTTTGAGTCACACAGAGTGATCAAATGAATACTCCAAATGGCTGTTGTGATTAGCAGGATCATCAGGCCTTGCAAGTTTGATAAcaataatgtactccctccgtttccgTTTTATAGTAGTGAATGCATTTCTTTTCtgcacaaagattaagaaaaatgtatGTAAtgtactattaaataaaaagataataaagtatgagagaataagataagagagagaaaagtaagtaAGAAGACATTTGttacttttattaaaaagagaaatgactccactattatagaacgtgttaaaatgacaaaatgattccACTAATATGAAACGAGTGTAGTAGTAAAAAATCGAACAATATTCCCTTTTCTTCTACAACAATCTAGTTCAGTTAGGTGAAGTGATAGATATATTGCACCAAAGTACACGCAAAAACAAAACTGACAACCACTAGAATGCACTAAATCACGAGTTTGCAACGATGAAACATCGAGTATGTAATACTACATGAGAACACTTGTGCGGACTCAAATTTACTAAATAAAGACTCAATTGAAAGTTATATGTGAATATGGTTAGTTCAATGAATGAGTccataataagaaaaaaaaaaggatattGGGATTTAGGCCCTTCTAAGGGCCGTGAAGTTTGGGCTTCTGTGATATACGGGCCGGGCCGTAAATGATGActtttttggtgatttttctCTAAAAAACTCAAATGAACTTAAAAACCACCCGATTCACGACTTCTCcaaaaattaatggaaaaaaatataatactccatgatcagatttattttggaaaattttatACCCATTGACTGGGTAGAAATTCTCACACACAATACACAGTGAGTCTGGAGATTGGGAAGTATAGAGTTATGGATTCAAGTTTTCGAGTGTGGTAAATAAGTCCTACATAGACTCGTAAAACTTAAGGATTGAGCTCCACCTCCTACTGAAGTAATTTCGCATTATCAGCACTCAATTAGTATTGATTACTCCAGCATGGATTGATTACAATTTTgggtgtttaattcatttccgcCTGCATAATCTTCTCTTGCGTTTCTAGGTTAGTCCTCTCCGCCTGAAACGCATCTGATCTTTACTTTGTTTAAAAGGTTCTGTTTGTTTAGAGTCGCGATTCTTGGAGGAAGTGAGAGAGATGTGTGATTTTGTGTGAGAAAATGAAACTTGCTTTCTATTGAGTGAAACTAAATTGTTTTCGAGGATCGCTAGGTTTGAATCGGATTAATGGTTTATCTGTTTTCGGGCGCTCATTGATTTGTGTGTAACTGTATGCTCATGTGGGAATGTTGGTTTGAATTGttgtgaaaaataaaaaattttgattttcagTATATGATGTTCTAATGCTGTGTATGCTATTGATTTTTAGTCTGCATTTCAATTTTGCAAAGGAGTTGAAAAGGTCTGAGCTGGGCAGCACCAAGTTTGTGGGGAATcactaatttccattttttccttttgtgttactatttttatttgaatttagtTAATAATAGGAAAGATGTGAGTGGATTGTTGCTCAATGTACCTTGTCTTCTTTGAAATCTTTGATGTGGATTTTTCACCTGAAATATCCGATATATGGTTTTCCATATTAACCTAGAAAGGCAATGTTTTATTGGGTCATAATTTCTTGATTGTTCACCAGAAACCAGTTTCTCTTTTTTGTTTGCATTTGCTGTTGATATAAACTGGTAACTCATGTCACGTCACACAAGCAACTTTTAAGAAATCTGGACTTAGATTGAAACTGCCTTACTGAATATAATATACCTTGTATAGAGTTATGTTCTCCAGTCAGAAACTAGTAATCCGAAAACCCCTTTCATACTGAGACTGAGATTAATAGTTCTCTGGTTGTAAAATGAGGTAGACTCCCTTTTTATTTCTAATAAACTCCTTACCTGCTATCCGTACACATTAACAGAAGATATGTTCTTCATTAAGGACTACGCACGTCTGGTAGGGGTGCAGCTACCTCTTTACTCATATTTACTACGACTGTCTAATGGATCACTTTCATGTCTGGTGTAGCTCAGAATAACTAAATCGATGCATGCCTCTGATCGAGTTCTGATGCCTTTTCTTTTGTACATTGAAATAGTAGAGCTTCAAAGTATGTCCTTTAGGTTTCCATACGAGAAAGCTTGGAATGATAGTCCCAAAGCTAAAAGTTGTGTGTAATAGAATGTTGGTCAATGCTTGTAAGGTTTCTCTATCATATATAGCTCGTCCCAAAGATATTACTTCGATCGAAGGGTTACTTCTTTAGCTAATTAATATTTTGTCATTCTTTTGCTAGTTCTATCACCTTTTCCACGCCAGATGAAAATGGTTATCTGCATGCTGAAATATCCAGTCAAAATATCTACATCAAACAATTTATCCATTAAACAAGTATCAATATGTTGGGGActtcttttctcttttagtGGCTTATATGTCGAGTCTTTACATTTTTTTGGATTGTTAGACCATCCTTTCCTGCGTCGATTTAGATCTAAAAGAATTCAATCTGAAGTGATAAAAAAGATTTTAATGTTAAGCCATGTTCACTTTAGCCGGATTATTATGTCGACAGTGTTGTCATATCCTAGTTGAGGttgaattatttttcaaatgaaatatTAACGTATTATGAAGAAGTCCTAATAGTCCTATCACAGATTCACAAACGTCAAGAATATTCATGGTTGCATTGTATTAAGATTCAATTGGTGCTTTGGTGCTAATGTTATTATTCCTATTTATGCATGTTGAGCCTCAATAAACAAGATGCAATGATTTAGAAATAATCAATTAGCTAGAGTTTTGGTTTAAAATTAATGGAAAATGTTATCGTGCCATCAATAATGTAGGCAGCTGGAGGTAGAATTGTGCTATAATGGGTTAAGCTTCATATGAAGTTCTAGCTCCACTAACTCCTCATATTGGATGCATCGACAGGAATCCAGTAAACAACATTTT contains:
- the LOC121796472 gene encoding cytochrome b5-like, with translation MAKVFTLAEVSEHNNSKDCWLVIGGKVYDVTKFLEDHPGGDEVIISSTGKDATDDFEDVGHSSSAKTMMEDFLVGEIDTSTIPSKKTYTPPKQPHYNQDKTSEFIIKLLQFLVPLVILGLAVALRFYIKSET